GGGCCGGTGCTGTGGTGCCTGCGATGGCGCGACCTGTTTGCCCCCGCGCTCCACCTCGCGGGACTGCATCCTGACCGGGTGATCTATGTCGAGGCGGGCAGCGACACTAATGTGCTGCTCGCGATGGAGGAATGCCTGCGCCATGCCGGGATCGGCGGCGTCGTGGGCGAGATCGGCAAATACAGCACCACCGCCTCCAAGCGGCTGCAGCTCGCAGCCGAAGCGTCGGGCGTGCCGGCTTTCATCTTCCGGCGCGCGTCGAAAGTCGCGCAAGCGGCCGAGGGCACGGCGGCGATCACGCGCTGGCGGGTGACCGCGAGCCCGAGCGAGGATCTCGGCATCCCGAGCCTTGGCCGTCCGCGATGGCAGCTGGCGCTGGAGCGCGTACGCGGCGGTAATCCGCACGCATGGATTGTGGAGGGCTGCGATGCGACGGGTCGTATCGGTCTACCTGCCGCACTGGTCGACCGACCGGCTGCGGCGGGCGACAGCCAAATCGCCGCCTGAAGGGCGTTGCAGCACCACGCCCGACGGACCGCTCGTCACCGCAATTCCTGACCATGGCCGCCGGATCGTCGCGGCGGTGGATGCTGCCGCACGCGCGCTCGGCGTTATGCCCGGCATGACCGTCACCAAGGCGCGGATGCTTGCGCCCGAACTGGAGGTCATCGACGCGCTGCCCGACGCTGACATGGACGGCCTGCGGCGCCTCGCCCTGTGGGCCGGGCAGCGCTATTCGCCGATCGTGGCGCCCGACGCCCCGGACGGGCTGTGGATCGACATCACCGGCTGCGCCTCGCTCTTCGGCAGCGAAACCGCCCTGCTCAAGGATCTGCATCGCCGCATCGCGGCCTTCGGCGTCGCGGTGCATATCACGGTCGCCGACACGGCGGGCTGCGCGCACGCGGTCGCACGGCATGTCCGCGACGGCAGGCCCGTCGTCATCGAACCGGGGCAACATCGCAGGGCGATGGAGCTGCTCCCGATCCCGGCGCTGCGGCTCGAAGCCGAAATCGTCGAGGGGCTGCGCAAGCTTGGCTTCGAGCGGGTCGAACAACTGCTCGGCGCACCCCGCGCGCCGCTCGCCAAGCGGTTTGGCCGCAGCCTGCATCGCCGTCTCGACCAGGCCATCGGACAGGTCGCCGAACCCATAGAGCCGATCTTTCCGGAACAGATGCCGCGTGCGCGGCGCGGTTTCATGGAGCCGATCGCGTCGCCCGAGGCTTTCGCCCAGGTGATCGGCGATCTCGTCGCCGACATTGTCGAACAGCTTGTCCGCGCAGGACGCGGAGGCAGGCGTCTCGATTGCTATTTCCACCGTGTCGATGGCCATTGTCAGGTCATCCGCATCGGGACGGCGACGCCGAGCCGGGATGCGGGGCATCTCGCCAAATTGCTCTGCGCGAAGATCGAAACGGTTGAACCGGGTCTTGGCATCGAGGCGATGACGCTGCTGGTCTCGCTGATGGACGCGGCCGCGCCGCGACAGGGCGAAAGCCTCGAACAGCTGGGCCGGCGCGGGCCCGATCTGGCTGCGCTGGTCGATACGCTCGCCAACCGCTTCGGCTCCAGAAACCTGCACCGGATGGCGCCTTGCCCGAGCGGCATGCCCGAACGCTCCGCGACCGGCGCGCCGGCGTTGGGTGAGGCGCGCGGCATGGGATGGGACGATGATCTGCCCCGCCCGGCGCGTATGCTGGCCAAACCAGAACCGATCGAGGTGATCGCGCTGTTGCCCGACGATGCACCGCGCATGTTCATCTGGCGCGGCAAGCGATACCGGGTGACGCAGGGCGACGGTCCGGAGCGGCTGCATGGCGAATGGTGGCGCGATGGCGGCATCGAGGGGCGACAGCCGCTCAGCGTGCGCGATTATTATCAGGTTGAGACGGTGAGTGGCGGCCGCTATTGGCTGTTCCGCGCCGGCGACGGCGAGAGCGCCGCGACCGGCCCGATGCGCTGGTTCATCCACGGCGCCTTCGCATGAGCGCGGGCAAACCGGGCTATGTCGAACTGCAGGTGACAACGCATTTCAGTTTCCTGCGCGGGGCATCGAGCCCCGAGGATCTGTTCGCGACGGCAGCGGCGATGGAGATGCCCGCGCTTGGCGTCGTCGACCGCCATTCGGTCGCCGGGATCGTGCGCGCATGGGACGCGGAGCGGCAGACCGGCGTCCGCGCGATCGTCGGCTGCCGGCTCGATCTCACCGATGGCACTGCCCTCCTCGTCTATCCCACCGACAAGGCGGCCTATGGACGCCTGTGCCGACTGCTCAGCATCGGCAAGACGCGCGCGGGCAAGGGGGCCTGCCATCTCGACTGGTCGGATGTGGCCGACTGGAACGAGGGACTGCTGGCGATGCTCGTCCCCGACCGGGCCGATGCCACGACGCAGGCCGCGCTGGCGCGCACGAAGCGGCTGTTTGGCGAGCGCACCTATATGGCGCTGTCGGTCCGGCGGCGGCCAAAGGACGCAATCCGGCTGCGCGACCTGTCGCGGATCGCCGCCGCCGCAGGCGTGCCGACGATCGCGACCAACGACGTCCTCTATCATGTGCCCGAACGCCGCCAGCTGCAGGATGTCGTCACCTGCATCCGCGAGAAATGCACGATCGACACGCTGGGCCGCACGCGCGAGCGGTTCGCCGACCGTTATCTCAAGACCGGCGCGGAGATGACGCGGCTGTTCCGGCGCTATCTCAAGGATAGCAGCCCGGTCGCGCGCAGCGTGGAATTCGCTAGGCGCTGCGCATTCAGTCTCGACGAGCTCAAATATCAATATCCCGACGAGATCCAGGTGCCCGGCCGCACCCCGCAGGAAGAACTGGAACGGCTGACCTGGGAGAAGGCGCCGATGCGCTATCCGCAAGGCGTCGACAACAAGGTGCGCCGGCAGCTCGAACATGAGCTCCAGCTCATCGGGCAACTCGATTACGCCCCCTATTTCCTGACCGTCCATGCGATCGTGGCCGAGGCCCGGCGGCGCGAGATCCTGTGCCAGGGGCGCGGGTCAGCGGCGAACAGCGCGGTCTGTTATGTCCTCGGCATCACCTCGATCGATCCGGTGCGCTCGGAATTGCTGTTCGAACGCTTCGTGTCGGCCGAGCGGCGCGAGCCGCCCGATATCGACGTCGATTTCGAACATGAGCGGCGCGAGGAGGTGATCCAGTGGATCTACGAGACCTATGGCCGAACGCGATCGGCGCTCACCGCCGTCGTGACCCGCTTCCGGGCGCGCGGCGCGGTGCGCGAAGTCGGCAAGGCGCTCGGCCTGTCGGAGGATGTGACGGCGGGTCTGGCCGGGGCGATCTGGGGCTATAGCCGCGAGGGGGTGGAGGAGAAGCACGCGCAGGAGTTCAACCTCGATTTGAGCGACACGCGCCTCGCGCTGACGCTCGACCTCGCCCGCCAACTGATCGACACCCCGCGTCATCTGTCCCAGCATCCCGGTGGCTTCGTGCTGACCCGTGACCGTCTCGACGAACTGGTGCCGATCGAACCGGCGGCGATGGACGATCGCCAGGTGATAGAATGGGATAAAGACGATATCGATCTTCTCGGCTTCATGAAGGTCGATGTGCTTGCGCTCGGCATGTTGAGCTGCATGCGCCGCGCGTTCGAGTTTCTCGAGAACGACAAGGGGCTGCGGCACGACCTCGCGACCATCCCGGCCGAGGATCCCGCGACCTATGCGATGATCCGCAGGGCCGACACATTGGGCGTCTTCCAGATCGAGTCCCGCGCGCAGATGGCCTCGATCCCGCTGATGGCGCCCAAAACCTTCTACGATCTCGTCATCCAGGTCGCGATCGTGCGGCCCGGCCCGATCCAGGGCGACATGGTCCATCCCTATCGCCGCCGTCGCAACGGCGAGGAGGAGGTGACCTATCCGACCGAGGAATTGCGCCGCGTGCTGGAAAAGACGCTCGGCGTGCCGCTCTTTCAGGAACAGGCCATGCGCGTGGCGATCGAATGCGCGGGCTTTACGGCGAGCGAGGCGGACCTGCTGCGCCGTGCGATGGCGACGTTCAAATTAACAGGCGGCGTCAGCCATTTCCGCGACAAGCTCATCAGCGGCATGGTTGGCCGGGGCTATGATCAGGAGTTCGCCGAGAAAACTTTCAAGCAAATTGAAGGCTTCGGCTCTTATGGCTTTCCCGAAAGCCATGCCGCCAGCTTCGCGCTGATCGCCTATGCCTCGTCCTGGATGAAATGCCATCATCCCGACGCCTTCTGCGCGAGCCTCCTCAATGCGCAGCCCATGGGCTTTTACGCCCCGGCGCAGATCGTGCGCGACGCGCGCGAGCATGGCGTCGAGATCCGCCCGATCGACGTCAATGCCAGTCGCTGGGATTGCACGCTTGAAGAGGGCCGCGGTCGCTACAAGGCGGTGCGGCTCGGCCTGCGCATGGCGCGCGATCTGGCCAATGCGGATGCAGCGGCGATCATCACCGCGCGGGGCGGCAGGCCCTATACCAGCATCGAGGAAATCCAGCACCGTGCCGGTGTCGGGCGCGGCGCGCTGGACCGGATTGGCGATGCCGACGGGTTCGGATCGCTCGGCGCCGACCGGCGATCGGGCCTCTGGGCGGTGAAGGGTCTCGGGAACGCGGCGCTGCCGCTGTTCGCAGCAGCGGCCGAACGGGCGGGCAAGCTGCGCGAGGAAGCGATCGAGCCCACCGTCATCCTGGCCGAAATGGGTGAAGGTGCGGAGGTGGTGGAGGATTATCGCGCCTCGGGTCTTTCACTGCGCGCGCACCCGGTCGCGTTCCTGCGCGAGGAGCTCAAGGCGCGGCGGATGATCACTTGCGAGCAGTTGCGCACCACGCGCGACGGCCGCTGGATCGAACTGGCCGGGCTGGTGTTGGTCCGCCAGAAGCCCGGCAGCGCCAAGGGCGTGATGTTCATCACGCTCGAGGATGAGACGGATGTCGCCAACCTCGTCGTGTGGACCAATATCTTCGAGAAGAACCGCCGCACCGTGCTGGGCGCCTCGATGATGGGGGTGCGCGGCCAGGTCCAGCGCGAAGGCGAAGTGATCCATGTCATCGCCCAGCGGCTCGATGACATGTCGGCCATGCTGGCGAGCGTCGGGCGCCGCGCCGACGTCGCCGATATCTATCGGGTGAGCCGTGCGGACATCGTCAGGAACCCGATGGCGCCCGATCCACGCGATCGCGAGCAGCGGCCGCTCGGGAAAGACGCCCGCGACATCTATATTCCCGATCTGAGGCTGGGATCGGGGATCATCCCAGGCCAGCCAACCGAGGGCATCAAGATCAGGCCGCGAGATTTTCGTTGATGGCCGCTTGCGGACCGGCAGTTTTCAATCGCTAAAATACGAAAGCCGATAGTCCGGTAGCACCCTATCGAGCATCCTTCTTCGGCGGCTGGTAGAGCGTGGCGAACTTCATCGCATAGGCGTCCAACTTCATCACCACGACCGGGACCTGGAGCTGCTCTCCCACGTCGGCCATGCGGCTCCTCTCCGCCGCCGTGATGCGGGAACCGAGGAAGATTCTCTTGACTGCCGCTTCCCGGCCGTAGGACGCTGCGCCGCGCCCATCCCGGAAGATACGCCATTCGCGCTCGCTCGCCCAGCGAACCGTCTTGCTCGACAAGCAGTGCCGGGCCCGTTCAATGGGAGTGCTGCGGTCCATCGCAAGGATCGGCTCCAGCTCGGAGTAGATCATCCTGGTGATCGCGACCGTCGCGTCCAGTCCGCGCAACAAGGCGTTGACGTTGTATTGCACGCACATGCCGCCGAACTGGTCGGCATAGTGCGCCCACATCGGCTCGTGGTCTGAGACCTCTGACATGGATGCGATCCCAGTCGTCGCGAGCGCGACTTCGACCGCCTCCTGCCGCTTGCTGTCCACGGACGCACCGGAGAGGCGCTGGGATACGCGGTGCGAGCCCTCCATCGGGTCGTTCATCTCTGAGAACAGCGGACAGAAGATGTACCCGCCCAGCAGCGCGCTAACCTCCTGCTCTAGCTTCGGACCGAGCGGCCGGTAGCGGTAAAGGTTCGAAGGCTTCGCGTAGATCTCGATCGTCGCCATGCACGCCCCATCATTATCTCGATGCGACCATCCTCATCTCGATAGCGACTTCCGGCAAGCGTCTACCTAAGCGGCGCGATGGCTGGATCGATTTCGCCGAACTGGATTTCGACCCAGTCGTCGTTGTCGTCCTCGCCGGTCTTGATGACGTTGATCGACGACGGCAGCCGTCCGTCCATCAGATTGCGCAGGATGTAACCCTGCATGTTGTTTGGCCGTTGTGGAAGTTTCCGCGCCGCCTCGACATTCTTAGCGCCGTTGTCCGCGAGCGTCCTGAGACCGGCCATGATCTCGGTGAACTCCCGCAACCCGATGCGGACCTTAGAACGTGACATTGAGTAGCCTCCGTGGTGACCAAGGTCGTAGTCGTCCTCCCGCGCCCGGAGGGCTCCGTTGACCGGCGAGCGACCGGGCTTCGGAAGCTGCTCCATCATCGATCTGAACAGCGTGTCGAGTTGCGCGGTGGCGGATGATCCTTCGCGGACGCGCATTCTAGCAGTGTTTTGTCGGACAGGCGGAATCGGCACCAATCCGCCCTGCTCAGTCTCGCGCACGCTGAGCAGCAGCACGAAATCTACCGATGAGTATTGCCGGAAGAATTCGTCGATGATCTGGTCAGCGGTGACTTCGTCCCAGTTACCTGAACGTCCTGAAAGCGCGGTGCAATCCCCGTCACCCACGATAACGCCGGTGATGCCGTCCGCACCGCGAAGCTGATCCGCCTTGGCCTTGAGCGCGTTGTAGAGAGGGTTCCGGTCCTTTATCTTCGGAACGTCGTATGCGGCAAAACTGTAGGAGTTGTAGGGTGTCTTGCGCGGGTCGATCGTGATGTCGATGCCGATGTCCTCGTCATCTATCTCGACCCGAAGCACCTTCTCGCCGGCCTCAATCTGCTTACGCAGCTGCGGCACGACGGTTCCGTGCACGAAGCTCTGCAGCTTCCCCCGCGGCGGCAGAAGGAGCACGGTCCTGGTTCCACGCTTCGTTTTCTCGTGGCGGGAGCGGATTCGGAGGTCGAGGCCACCGAGCGGAAGTCCCATCTTGTCCTTAGCCCGTCCGACGAGTTCGCCAAGCTCGTGGTAGGGATTGTCGTTGTCCAGGCCCTCGTCTGAGATGGCCGTCACGTCTGCAGTAATTCGCAGGTCGGGCGTCGCCAGCCTGATGTCAGGCCGTCGGCCCGAAGCGAGCTCGACCTCGTTCGCTAAATTCCCGCACTTCGACAGCGCGTGTAGGACGACTGTCTCCCACATCGCAGCGACCCGGTCCTTCCCGGCGCGGTTAAGTCGTTGGGCCAGCCCGTCAACTAAGATGTCACCGATGACACCGCGCAATTCATTGAGGCGGCGCTGAAGCGCGCGACGCTCGTAGATCATACCCCCGACCTAGCAAGTGCTGACGTCAAATGCATCCGATTTCAGCATCCTCTATCCCGCTGGGTCTTTGCAGCGACGTCGGCTTGCTTCATCCGGGCGTACCCAAGCGGCCTTTCTGCAAGGAAGACGATTGCACAAATGGTCTGAGACGCTTTTACGTATCTAAAAAGTCCCACTCGCTGCCAGTTACCCAGCGCAAAGCGCTCAACTTGCCGTTGAGCATTCCCCACTCGAAATCGTCCCAAGGCCCGAGGTTTTCTTCGCCAACCTCTTTCCTAGCCCGCTCGCCAGCAGCGAGTGCAGCCTCCAAAGTGCCGCGCGTGATCTGGTCCTGACGGTAAAAGCCCTTCTCGGTCTTGCCCAGCTCGTCCACGACCTCGATTTCGCCACTCTCGACGCGATACATCAAGTTGAGATGGCGGTTATACCAGACCTGACGGAAAAGCAGGTGCTCCGCCTCCAATATTTCGCTCAAGCTGCGTGGCTTTTCCTCATACTCAAATTCCCACTTTAGTTCTTCCATCCATTCAGGAGCATAGGCATACAGCACCTCCCCGAGGGCGATAGCATATGTGGAACCCTCTGCCGCAAACAGCTCCGCGATATCGGGATGCGGCGCTCGCTCATCCACGTTCATATCCGAGAAGTCGTGCTTATTGTGGGTCACGAGGGCGAGGTGTTCTCCTTCATGCCTGCCGACCAACATGTCGCGATAGATTTCTACTACCACGGCGTCCGCCATACTGTTCTTGTTTTTGTGAAATGGGCAGAGCTTATCGATGGCTCGCTGCGCGGCTCTGATTTTCACGTCATCCGAAGTCTGAACGATTTGCCCGTCGGAAAGCAGCTTCTCAATGCGATGGATGTTGGAATTGGCATACTCTCCCTGTTTGCCGATCCGGTAATCAAAGTCGCCCAACTGCTTGAGGAAAGCATCACGGCCTGGCTCTCCACCATGTTGGCGAATAGCATCACTGACCCGCTTGAAGACCGCGCTTATGCCTTGGCTGGTTTCCTTGACGATGCGCCCCTTGTTGCGCTCGAACTCATCCAACGTCTGCTGAGGCACGACAAGTTCGGCCTCGCCATCGCGGATGAGGTCAATGAGCACATCTAACGTCTTGAGGTGGCGATAGTCCTTCGCAATGTCGAGCCAGACGCAAGTATCAATCAGAATTCGCGGTCGTGTCCCACGGGGTGGTGTAGGAACCGTCGATCCGCAGTAGGATCAGGTTCGGGTCAGGCAGCCAGAGCTGGCAGGCTGACAATGGGGTTATGGCTTACCGAGCCGAGGGTTTCCAGCGTCATGTAACGGCGTGACACCGCCCACTCATCATTCTGTTCCAGCATGAGTGCTCCGACGAGGCGGACGACGGCGGCGTCATTCGGAAAGATGCCGATGACATCGGCCCTTCGCTTGATCTCCTTGTTCACCCTTTCCAGCGGGTTGGTCGACGCGATCTGCGCCCAGTGCTCCTTCGGGAAGGTCATGTAGGCAAGCACGTCCTCGCGCGATCCGGCCATCATGTCGGCCAGCTTCGGGAACTTCTCGCGCAGGGCATCGGCGACCTGTTCCCATTGCTGGTGAGCCGCTTCAGCCGTTTCCTGCGCAAAGATCGTCTTGATCATGGCGATGACTGCCGGTCGCTGCTTGGGCGCGGCATGTGCCAGCGCATTGCGCATCCAGTGGACCCGGCAGCGTTGCTGGCTCGCGGCGAACACCTTGCTGGCGGCGGCGCGCAACCCCTTGTGGTCGTCCGCGATGACCAGCTTTACCCCGCGAAGTCCCCGGTCGGCGAGCGAGCGCAGGAAGGCTTTCCAGAAGGGTTCCGCTTCTGAAGGGCCGGTGGCAACGCCCAGAACCTCGCGCCGACCATCGGTGTTGACGCCGACGGCGATTATCGCCGCCGTCGAGACGATCCGCCCGCCCTCGCGGACCTTGAGGTAGGTGGCGTCGATCCACAGGTAGGGCCACTCGCCCTCGATCGGCCGCTGCAGGAAGGCGTTCACCCGTTCGTCGATCTCGGCCACCAGACGGCTCACCTGGCTCTTCGAGACGCCGCTGGCGCCCATCGCCTTGACCAGATCGTCGACCGAGCGAGTCGAGACACCGTGGACGTAGGCTTCCTGGATCACCGCCGCCAACGCCTTCTCAGCCGTGCGGCGTGGCTCAAGGAAGCTCGGGAAGTAACTGCCCTTCCTGAGCTTGGGGATCGCCAGCTCGATCCGGCCGGCCCGAGTGTCCCAGCCCCGTTCGCGATAGCCGTTGCGGTGGTTGAGCCGCGCCGGGCTGCGACTGCCCGCAGCCGCACCCGTTCTGGCCTCAATCTCCAGATCCATCATGCGCTCGGCGGCAAATGCCAGCATATCGCGCACCAAATCGCTGTCTGCCCCTTGCTCAATCAGCTCAACAAGGGCCATTCTGTCGTCGGTCATCGTCTTCTTCTCCAGGTTCGAGTTCGCATCCGAACCCTACCAGAAGATCGACGGTGGCCACCCTCTCAGAGAAACCTTCCTACACCACCCCGTGGGACACGACCGAATTCGCAGCATGACGCCTCCACAATCTTGGCTGCTATGGTAGGAGCAACAGGGTGCCGCGAAAAACAGGATTTCAGGCTGTCAGAGAAGTTCTTACCAAACAGCCCTTTCGATAATTGAAATGTCGGCCACGCCTCTCTCATCCATTCCCCCAAGAGAGTATACCGGCCGCACCCGCTCGGGAAACGGTCGGGCGAACGCATTGTGGACCATATGTCCGCAATGCGGCGCGTGATCGCCAACTTATCTGCGATTGCACAGCCTATTATCTCCAGAACACCCCTATCCAACTCAAACATTGGAAGTGTTCTCGTGACCAAATTATTTGAACCGTTCCGTCTAGGCACGCGCACCCTCACCAATCGCGTCGTAATGGCGCCCCTGACACGGGCACGCGCCCCCGGCGACGTCGCCAGTGAGCGCGTCGCGCTTTATTATGCCCAGCGCGCCAGTGCGGGCCTGATC
This portion of the Sphingobium yanoikuyae genome encodes:
- a CDS encoding DUF2971 domain-containing protein, with protein sequence MATIEIYAKPSNLYRYRPLGPKLEQEVSALLGGYIFCPLFSEMNDPMEGSHRVSQRLSGASVDSKRQEAVEVALATTGIASMSEVSDHEPMWAHYADQFGGMCVQYNVNALLRGLDATVAITRMIYSELEPILAMDRSTPIERARHCLSSKTVRWASEREWRIFRDGRGAASYGREAAVKRIFLGSRITAAERSRMADVGEQLQVPVVVMKLDAYAMKFATLYQPPKKDAR
- a CDS encoding ImuA family protein yields the protein MREATVLDQLRAHIAQIEGKGVCHATTPFGIEAIDARLPGGGIAGGALHEVAGSPDLADDASATVFLAGILARMEGPVLWCLRWRDLFAPALHLAGLHPDRVIYVEAGSDTNVLLAMEECLRHAGIGGVVGEIGKYSTTASKRLQLAAEASGVPAFIFRRASKVAQAAEGTAAITRWRVTASPSEDLGIPSLGRPRWQLALERVRGGNPHAWIVEGCDATGRIGLPAALVDRPAAAGDSQIAA
- a CDS encoding error-prone DNA polymerase translates to MSAGKPGYVELQVTTHFSFLRGASSPEDLFATAAAMEMPALGVVDRHSVAGIVRAWDAERQTGVRAIVGCRLDLTDGTALLVYPTDKAAYGRLCRLLSIGKTRAGKGACHLDWSDVADWNEGLLAMLVPDRADATTQAALARTKRLFGERTYMALSVRRRPKDAIRLRDLSRIAAAAGVPTIATNDVLYHVPERRQLQDVVTCIREKCTIDTLGRTRERFADRYLKTGAEMTRLFRRYLKDSSPVARSVEFARRCAFSLDELKYQYPDEIQVPGRTPQEELERLTWEKAPMRYPQGVDNKVRRQLEHELQLIGQLDYAPYFLTVHAIVAEARRREILCQGRGSAANSAVCYVLGITSIDPVRSELLFERFVSAERREPPDIDVDFEHERREEVIQWIYETYGRTRSALTAVVTRFRARGAVREVGKALGLSEDVTAGLAGAIWGYSREGVEEKHAQEFNLDLSDTRLALTLDLARQLIDTPRHLSQHPGGFVLTRDRLDELVPIEPAAMDDRQVIEWDKDDIDLLGFMKVDVLALGMLSCMRRAFEFLENDKGLRHDLATIPAEDPATYAMIRRADTLGVFQIESRAQMASIPLMAPKTFYDLVIQVAIVRPGPIQGDMVHPYRRRRNGEEEVTYPTEELRRVLEKTLGVPLFQEQAMRVAIECAGFTASEADLLRRAMATFKLTGGVSHFRDKLISGMVGRGYDQEFAEKTFKQIEGFGSYGFPESHAASFALIAYASSWMKCHHPDAFCASLLNAQPMGFYAPAQIVRDAREHGVEIRPIDVNASRWDCTLEEGRGRYKAVRLGLRMARDLANADAAAIITARGGRPYTSIEEIQHRAGVGRGALDRIGDADGFGSLGADRRSGLWAVKGLGNAALPLFAAAAERAGKLREEAIEPTVILAEMGEGAEVVEDYRASGLSLRAHPVAFLREELKARRMITCEQLRTTRDGRWIELAGLVLVRQKPGSAKGVMFITLEDETDVANLVVWTNIFEKNRRTVLGASMMGVRGQVQREGEVIHVIAQRLDDMSAMLASVGRRADVADIYRVSRADIVRNPMAPDPRDREQRPLGKDARDIYIPDLRLGSGIIPGQPTEGIKIRPRDFR
- a CDS encoding IS256 family transposase codes for the protein MTDDRMALVELIEQGADSDLVRDMLAFAAERMMDLEIEARTGAAAGSRSPARLNHRNGYRERGWDTRAGRIELAIPKLRKGSYFPSFLEPRRTAEKALAAVIQEAYVHGVSTRSVDDLVKAMGASGVSKSQVSRLVAEIDERVNAFLQRPIEGEWPYLWIDATYLKVREGGRIVSTAAIIAVGVNTDGRREVLGVATGPSEAEPFWKAFLRSLADRGLRGVKLVIADDHKGLRAAASKVFAASQQRCRVHWMRNALAHAAPKQRPAVIAMIKTIFAQETAEAAHQQWEQVADALREKFPKLADMMAGSREDVLAYMTFPKEHWAQIASTNPLERVNKEIKRRADVIGIFPNDAAVVRLVGALMLEQNDEWAVSRRYMTLETLGSVSHNPIVSLPALAA
- a CDS encoding PIN domain-containing protein translates to MLIDTCVWLDIAKDYRHLKTLDVLIDLIRDGEAELVVPQQTLDEFERNKGRIVKETSQGISAVFKRVSDAIRQHGGEPGRDAFLKQLGDFDYRIGKQGEYANSNIHRIEKLLSDGQIVQTSDDVKIRAAQRAIDKLCPFHKNKNSMADAVVVEIYRDMLVGRHEGEHLALVTHNKHDFSDMNVDERAPHPDIAELFAAEGSTYAIALGEVLYAYAPEWMEELKWEFEYEEKPRSLSEILEAEHLLFRQVWYNRHLNLMYRVESGEIEVVDELGKTEKGFYRQDQITRGTLEAALAAGERARKEVGEENLGPWDDFEWGMLNGKLSALRWVTGSEWDFLDT
- a CDS encoding DUF6504 family protein: MRRVVSVYLPHWSTDRLRRATAKSPPEGRCSTTPDGPLVTAIPDHGRRIVAAVDAAARALGVMPGMTVTKARMLAPELEVIDALPDADMDGLRRLALWAGQRYSPIVAPDAPDGLWIDITGCASLFGSETALLKDLHRRIAAFGVAVHITVADTAGCAHAVARHVRDGRPVVIEPGQHRRAMELLPIPALRLEAEIVEGLRKLGFERVEQLLGAPRAPLAKRFGRSLHRRLDQAIGQVAEPIEPIFPEQMPRARRGFMEPIASPEAFAQVIGDLVADIVEQLVRAGRGGRRLDCYFHRVDGHCQVIRIGTATPSRDAGHLAKLLCAKIETVEPGLGIEAMTLLVSLMDAAAPRQGESLEQLGRRGPDLAALVDTLANRFGSRNLHRMAPCPSGMPERSATGAPALGEARGMGWDDDLPRPARMLAKPEPIEVIALLPDDAPRMFIWRGKRYRVTQGDGPERLHGEWWRDGGIEGRQPLSVRDYYQVETVSGGRYWLFRAGDGESAATGPMRWFIHGAFA